The genomic window AAAAAATTATTCTTACTGTATCACTAACTTTATTCTTTCTTTTGTTATATGCATGGAAAACAGAATATTATATTTATAAATCAGGTATGAGTTTTTACAAAATAGACGGATGGAGATTATATTTTGATAATTCAGAAAGCATCCTATTAACAATTATCTATAGATACACAATTGGTATTACTGGATCTATAACATTCTTTATAATTTTAAAAAAAACTTTTAATACTAGGTTTGAATTTATTTCCAAAATTGGGCAAAAAACTCTTGGTATTTATATTATACATCTATTATTTCAAGGTTTGATTATTAAACTTTCATTCGTTAATAATATGCCAATGATTTTTGTTAGTTGTATTATATCTCCAGCAGTTGCATTAATTGAAATATTACTAATTTTGCCCATAATAAATGTAATACGAAAGAATAAGGTTTTAAATCTACTTTTATTCGGAGTTAAAACCAAATGATACTTTTTTTCAGATACATAAAGCATTATTTTTTAGCAAAATTTTATAAAAATGAAAGCATTATTTCTTATTTTTCATGGTTTTGAAGCGCACAACGGGATAAGTAAGAAAATCCTTTACCAGGTTGAAGGTTTAAAGCAGAACAACATTGAAGTAATGCTGTCTTATCTTTTAATTGATAAAAATGGCTTTCATAAAAGAATGGTCAATGATAGAATAATCGAAAATTATGGTAAGGGATTATTCGCAAAAATAAAAAAGAGAATTTGTTATGATAAATTAAAAAGCTATATTCTTAAAGAGCAAATTAATTTATTATACGTAAGACATGACTTAAATGCAAATCCATTTCTTGTGAGTTTTTTCAAATCTATAAAGGATAATAACATTAATATTATTCTTGAAATACCTACTTATCCTTACGACAATGAGTTTATTCATGCAAGCTGGAAAGATCGACTTCAAAACTACATTGACAAGCTATATAGAAATTCATTATCAAAAACACTATACAGAATAGTCACTTTCACTAATTTTTCACATATATGGGGTATACAAACTATAAATATTTCAAATGGAATAGATTTTAATGCGGTAAAATTAAAATCGAATAACAAAACTAATATTGATGAATTAAATCTTATTGGAGTGGCTGATATTCATGCCTGGCATGGTTATGATCGTGTTATTAGAGGTATGATTAACTACTATAAATACAATAGAGATATTAAAGTTTATTTCCATATTGTAGGTAATGGTATTGAACAAGTAATAAACGATTTAAAACAAATAACAAGAGACAATAACCTCAGTGAGTTTGTAAAATTTTATGGACCAAAATCTGGTTTGGAACTAGATTTACTATTTGATTTTGCTGATTTTGGTATTGCAAGCTTGGCAAGACACAGAAGTAATATTGTAAACATTAAAACCTTAAAAAACAGAGAATATGCAGCAAGAGGTATTCCTTTTATATATTCAGAAATTGATTCAGATTTTGAAAACATGCCATATGTATTAAAAGCTCCAGCGAATGAAGAGTCAATTGATATTTGTCGGATTATTGATTTTTACTCAAGACTAAACATGACTGCAAAAGAAATAAGAGAATCAATACACTATTTATCTTGGAAGAATCAAATGAAAATCATACTCAAAACCCCAATTAACTCATGAGCTTAAAAATAGTATATTGTATACCCTCCCTCTATTATCCTAGCGGGATGGAAAGAGTTGTGACTTTAAAAGCAAACTATTTTGCAGAAGTTTATGGTTACGAAGTTGTTATCATATTAACGGATGGAAAAGATAAAAAACCATTTTATTCACTTTCACCATTGGTTAGAATAATTAACTTAGACGTAAACTATGACGAACTTTACGGTAAATCATTTTTAAAAAAAACAGTTTTATATTTAAAGAAACAACGTATTTTTAAAAACAGGCTAAGAGATTGCTTATTTAGTTTAAAGCCAGACATTTCAATTTCTACACTTCGAAGAGAAATAAATTTCTTTAATTCTATAAAAGATGGAAGTATAAAAATTGGAGAAATTCATTTTAGCAAAGCAAATTACAGAGATTTTAAAAGTGAAAAAATTATTAATATAGTCCAGAAATCAATTGCATTTTTCTGGATGAGTCAGCTAATCTATCAACTAAAAAAACTTGATAGATTTATTACACTAACAGAAGAAGATAAGATGTTATGGACTGAATTAAAGAATGTTCAAACAATAAATAATCCATTATCCTTTTTCCCCGATAGAATTTCTCAATGTGAAAATAAACAAATCATTGCAGCAGGAAGATACGTTCCACAAAAAGGGTTTGATTTACTAATTGAAGCATGGAGCCTTGTTGAAAAAAAACATCCTGATTGGAAACTTCTAATTTTTGGAGATGGTGATAGAAAATTGCTTGAAAATATTATTAATAAGAATAATCTTCAGAATTGTTATTTAAAACATTCAACAAACGATATTGCATGTGAATTTATTAATAGTTCTATCTATGTACTAAGCTCAAGATTTGAAGGATTTGGAATGGTTATTATTGAAGCTATGGCTTGTGGAGTACCACCAATTGCCTTTGATTGTCCATGTGGTCCAAAAGATATTATAAACAATTTGAAAGATGGTATTCTTGTTAAATCTGAAGACATCAACGAGCTTGCAGATAAAATATGTTTCTTAATAGAGAACGAAAATATAAGAAAAGAAATGGGTATTAAGGCTCGTAAAAATGCAGAAAGGTTCAAAATAGAATATATCGCGGAGCAATGGAAACTCTTATTTGAAGAACTAATTAACAAATCCAACAATAAAAAAGTAAATGAATAGATTAATATTGCCTTCAGATTTATTTTCAAATTTATAATGAGTTATTCAACAAGAAACTAAGTATATAATTTATTAAATTAATACAATAAAGAATGAAATGGTACAATAAATATTTGTCCGTATACAACACTTCATTATCTAGTATATCTGGTATATCTGGCGGGATAATAAATGAAATTAAGAATAATCTCATTAATCTGCAAAGCAATAATCCGCTTGTTACAGTTTCTGTAATTGCTTATAATGAAGAAAAACATTTACTAGGGTGTTTATGGTCGTTGAGCGAAATGAAATGTAAGTATCCAATCGAAATTATTGGAGTCAATAATGATTCTCAGGATAAGACTGAAGATATATTTAAAGCAGTTGGGTTGCCATATTATAATGAGTATCAACATAGTTGTGGCTATGCCAGAAAGTGTGGATTAGAGCATGCTAAAGGTAAGTTTCATATCAACATCGATGCTGATACACTGTATCCTCCAAAATACGTTGAGATTATGGTTGACTCGCTTATGAAACCCAGTGTAGTTGCAGCAAGCTCATTGTGGAGCTATATACCAGATAAAGATCATTCATCATTTGGTTTAAAATTGTACGAATTCACTCGTGATTGTCATTTATTTATTCAATCATTAAAAAGACCGGAATTGAGTGTTAGAGGCTTGGTGTTTGCCTATCATACTGAATATGCAAAAAAAGTTGGCATTAGAGTAGATATAAAACGGGGTGAAGATGGTTCTCTTGCCCTGGGATTAAAGAAATATGGCAAAATAACCTTCGTGCGTAAATCTGCAGCTAGAGCAGTAACAGGATATGGTACAGTAGGTATTGATGGCTCATTATATAACAGCTTCAAAGTTCGAGCTATTAAATCTTTAAAAAACATTTTTAGTGTCTTCTCTGCAAAAAAAGAATATAATGATGAAGATTCTAATCTTATAAAATAATCGAATCGAATATGGCAATATTATTCTGGATCTTTCTGCTGGTTATTTTTTACACTTATCTGGGATATGGGATTATTCTTTATGTCCTTGTGAAGATTAAAGAGTTTTTTGTAAAGCGAAAAGAAAAATTAAAGCCGCTTGATTTACCTGAAGTGACTCTCTTTATAACTGCTTACAACGAAGAGAAGATCATTAAACAGAAGATGGAAAATTGCAGGGAACTCTCCTACCCTTCAGAATTATTGAAAATCGTTTGGGTAACGGATGGATCGGACGACAGGAGCGTTGAGCTTTTGTCGGCATACACTGATGCAAAAGTACTGCATAAACCCGGAAGAAACGGAAAAACGGCAGCAATGAACCGGGGGATGACGTTGATTGAATCTCCGATTGTTGTATTTACCGACGCTAACACCTTTCTGAATAAAGAGGCTATTCAAGAAATAGTATATGAATTTACCGATCCGAAAGTTGGCTGCGTAGCGGGAGAAAAAAGAGTTGTTTCCAAAGAAAAAGATTCTGCCACTGCCGGTGAGGGGATTTATTGGAAATATGAATCTGCACTAAAAGAACTGGATTACAGGCTTTACTCGGCTGTTGGTGCTGCCGGTGAGCTTTTTGCAGTGAGAAAAGAGTTGTATGAACCAATGCCTGCAGATACACTATTGGATGATTTCATTTTATCATTAATAATTGCTCAAAAAGGATATAAAATTGCCTATTGCAGCAAAGCATATGCAGTTGAAACAGCGTCACTTAACATGAACGAAGAAAAAAAACGAAAAGTTAGGATTGCAGCCGGAGGTTTACAATCTGTTTGGCGTTTAAGAAGTATGTTTAATATTCTAAGTTACGGATGGCTTAGTTTTCAGTTTATAAGTCACCGGGTACTGCGATGGACAATCACCCCGTTTTTTCTTTTACTGCTAGTACCAATCAACTTCGTGCTGGCATTAAGGGGAGATACATTTTACATAGTAGCGCTATTTCTACAGATTACATTCTATCTTATGGCATACGCCGGATACTTATTTGAAAAAAAGCAGATAAAAAATAAATTTCTATTCATCCCCTATTACTTTGTATTTATGAACGTAAATGTTTTGCAGGGATTTAACTATTTATTTCAGAATAAAGGCAAAGGAAGTTGGGAAAAAGCAAAAAGAGAATTGTTTTAGTCAATAAAATATAAATACTATTTGATTATGGAAAGGGAGACAAATATTGATATTGCTAAAGGAATTGGAATAATTTTTGTTGTTTATGGTCATACGTTTTGTCCTTTTAAAGAGTATATTTTCTTATTTCATATGCCACTCTTTTTTTTGTTGTCAGGATTATTGTATAACAGTAATAAATCAACGAAAGAGTATATAATAACAAAATACAGATCACTAATAGTGCCATATGGTTATTTTATTGTTGTTTTAAATTTAGTATTTATTATAATATCATTAATTCAAGATAAACCATTTTACATTTATCCTGGAATGTTGATAAGGCCATATGGTGTTACTTTAACACTTTGGTTTTTCTTGGCTCTTTTTAATGTCTGTGTTTTATTCAGATTTATAGATTCACTAAATACGAACTATACAAAATTATTATTAATTGCTTTTTTATTTTGTACAGGTCTTATTTTTAGTAATTATAAAATAAAATTACCTTTTTACATAGATTCAGCTTTGACTGTATTAGTATTCTTTGCAGCTGGATTTTACTATAAAAAAATTAAATCGATTAAATACTTTTGCTATATTATTTCACTGATAGTAGGTTTATATTATATGTACAAAGATCGAATACCTGAAGTTAATTTAAAGGAAAATATTTATAGTGATCCATCATGCATTTTTATTTCTTTATGCCTTTCGTTTTTAATTTTAGATTTAAGTAGTAAATTATATAAATATAAACTAATTCAAAAGATATTATCATATTTAGGTAAAAAATCTCTTATTATATTTACACTCCACATTCTAATTCTAGAATTAATATATCTTTTTTTACCCAAGAATAATGAAGTATACGCTGTGTTGAATACATTTTTAGCAATAATAATCACTTTATTCATAAATAAAATATTAAAAATTGAAGTTCAGATTAGTTATCTACAATGTAAAATGGATTTAATATTTAATTTTATCAAAAAAAATGGATACAGAGAATAAGTGGTAATCATCCGGCGAACAGCGCGCTATATCGAAATTTATATGTGTTCTATTATTTTGTATTTATGAACGTAAATGTTTTACAGGGATTTAACTATTTATTGCGAAACAAAGGCAAAGGAAGTTGGGAAAAAGCAAAAAGAGAATAAATTTTGACAAAAACAATAGTTAAATGAAAATATATTATTGAATTAATTCAATTTTTTATACATTTGTAATCTAAATGATAAGATTAGCAAGGGAGGAAGACTTATGAGTGATAAAATGGCTGCTGACTATACCGTTCTGATAGTGGATGATGTGCCTACCAATGTGATGTTGGTACAGGCTATTCTGAAGAAGGAAGGTTATACCCTATTAACAGCTGATAGCGGTAAGAAAGCGCTGGAAATGACCGATACTCATAATCCAAATCTTATTTTGTTAGATATTATGATGCCCGAAATGGATGGCTTTGAGGTTTTACAACGACTGAAAGAAAATCCGAAAACGAATCATATCCCTGTAATTATCATGTCTGCATTAAGCGATATGCAAAGTGTTGTAAGGGGTTACCAGCTTGGAGCTGTTGAATATGTAACGAAACCTTTTCAAAGGGAAGAACTTGTTAAACGTGTAGCCCACCGGTTCGAATTATTCAGCATTAAACGTATAAAAAGAGAACTGGAACGAACGATAGAATCAAGAGACACCTTGTATTCTGTAATTGCTCACGACCTTCGCTCTCCTCTTGGATCATTACAGATGATGAATAACGCCATTTTAATGATGGTAGATAAGGATAAAGTTGGAGATGAAGTTTTTGAAATGTTGAAGATGATGAATAAAACTTCTGAAGAGATATTCCTCTTATTGGACAACCTCCTTAAATGGGCTAAAAACAGGCTGAACAAACAGATAGTTTTTAAGCAGGTGACCGATGTAAACAGTATTGTAGACAGCACGGCTCAAATTTACATCCCTGTGGCAGAACAGAAAGGGATTACACTGGAAATTCTAAATATCGATAAAGAATTAAACGGTTTTGTTGATATTGACATGTTAAAAACAATCATCCGAAATTTAGTCTCCAACGCATTGAAATTCACCTATTCAGGCGGTAAAGTTGTAGTTGAGACGAAGGAATCTGAGAATGGAATAGTTGTTAGCGTAAGTGATTCCGGCAAAGGGATGACAGACGAAGAGATTGATAAGCTGATAAATAAAAACATCAATTTCACGACCTATGGAACCAATAATGAAAAAGGTTCCGGATTAGGATTGATGCTTTGCAAAGACTTTATCAAGTTACATAATGGCGAACTCTCTATCGATTCAAAACCGGGTGAAGGTTCAACATTCAGTTTCACATTACCCTCAGGTAATTAATTTCCCATTAGCTGTTTGACAGGATCGGGATCTTAATCCAAAATTTAGAACCGCAGCCAATTTCACTGGTAAATTTAAGTTCACCACCCATCTCTTCTGTGAGTTTTTTAGCAATTGGTAATCCCAATCCGAAGCCCTGCGTAAAATTGTCGGCCTTAAAAAAGCGATCAAACAACACATGATTATAATTTTTATCGATTCCAATTCCAGTATCCTCTACGTATATACGAACAAATTGTTTGTCGGTATTTTCTTCAGATTGGATTTCGTATCCAAAACGGATATTTCCTTTAATCGTAAACTTTACGGCATTATCAATTAAATTTGACAATACCTGATGTAGTCGTTTCGGATCGGTGTACAAAAAGACTGATGGTAAGATGTTATTATCAAAAATAAAACTCACTTCCGGCTTAGTTTTCTGACTAAACATATTATAAACAGACCGACAAATGTCTTTCAATTCTACACTTCTCATTTTAAATTCAAACTTGTCGACTTCCAACGAAGATAAATCAATTATGTCATCAATAAGCTTTAAAAGCTGGTTGCTGTTTTCATTAATGATATTCATGTAATAATTTCGTTCAAATTCGTCATGGGCATCACCCACAATTGAAGCAAAACCGATTATTGCATTGAGGGGAGTACGTATCTCGTGACTTACATTGGCCAGGAAATTCGTTTTAAGACGATCGGATTCCCTGGCTTTAATAAGCTCCAATTCATTGTTGTGCTGTTCTGTTATATCCCACAGCATCGCCACTAAATAAACTTCATTTTTCGATTGAACACGTGTTCGAAGTGCGTTTACAATGCGTATCCTTCCGGAAGGATCTTTATAGTTTACAGCATATTCACTCAAACGACCCTCCGCGATAGCCTTTAAATCTTTATTCCTAATTTCGGAGGCCCATGTTTGATCCGGAAATAAATCAAAATCTGTTTTCCCTAATATATCTTTTGCCCGCCTATTCATAACATGTTCTGCCTCCGAATTAAAATAGACGTACTTAAAATTATCGGATACATTTATAATACTCCCCAAAACCTGGACCACTTGTGAAGTCGAATAAAAAGGGTTTAATTTGAATCAAAAAAGAGTATTTTAGAGATGGGGAAAAGAACACATTACACGGCCGAATTTAAGGCCAAGGTTGCTATTGCAGCCTTAAAGGAACAAGAAACGCTAAGTGAGTT from Macellibacteroides fermentans includes these protein-coding regions:
- a CDS encoding glycosyltransferase family 2 protein, yielding MKWYNKYLSVYNTSLSSISGISGGIINEIKNNLINLQSNNPLVTVSVIAYNEEKHLLGCLWSLSEMKCKYPIEIIGVNNDSQDKTEDIFKAVGLPYYNEYQHSCGYARKCGLEHAKGKFHINIDADTLYPPKYVEIMVDSLMKPSVVAASSLWSYIPDKDHSSFGLKLYEFTRDCHLFIQSLKRPELSVRGLVFAYHTEYAKKVGIRVDIKRGEDGSLALGLKKYGKITFVRKSAARAVTGYGTVGIDGSLYNSFKVRAIKSLKNIFSVFSAKKEYNDEDSNLIK
- a CDS encoding glycosyltransferase family protein; its protein translation is MKALFLIFHGFEAHNGISKKILYQVEGLKQNNIEVMLSYLLIDKNGFHKRMVNDRIIENYGKGLFAKIKKRICYDKLKSYILKEQINLLYVRHDLNANPFLVSFFKSIKDNNINIILEIPTYPYDNEFIHASWKDRLQNYIDKLYRNSLSKTLYRIVTFTNFSHIWGIQTINISNGIDFNAVKLKSNNKTNIDELNLIGVADIHAWHGYDRVIRGMINYYKYNRDIKVYFHIVGNGIEQVINDLKQITRDNNLSEFVKFYGPKSGLELDLLFDFADFGIASLARHRSNIVNIKTLKNREYAARGIPFIYSEIDSDFENMPYVLKAPANEESIDICRIIDFYSRLNMTAKEIRESIHYLSWKNQMKIILKTPINS
- a CDS encoding glycosyltransferase family 4 protein; the encoded protein is MERVVTLKANYFAEVYGYEVVIILTDGKDKKPFYSLSPLVRIINLDVNYDELYGKSFLKKTVLYLKKQRIFKNRLRDCLFSLKPDISISTLRREINFFNSIKDGSIKIGEIHFSKANYRDFKSEKIINIVQKSIAFFWMSQLIYQLKKLDRFITLTEEDKMLWTELKNVQTINNPLSFFPDRISQCENKQIIAAGRYVPQKGFDLLIEAWSLVEKKHPDWKLLIFGDGDRKLLENIINKNNLQNCYLKHSTNDIACEFINSSIYVLSSRFEGFGMVIIEAMACGVPPIAFDCPCGPKDIINNLKDGILVKSEDINELADKICFLIENENIRKEMGIKARKNAERFKIEYIAEQWKLLFEELINKSNNKKVNE
- a CDS encoding acyltransferase family protein; the protein is MERETNIDIAKGIGIIFVVYGHTFCPFKEYIFLFHMPLFFLLSGLLYNSNKSTKEYIITKYRSLIVPYGYFIVVLNLVFIIISLIQDKPFYIYPGMLIRPYGVTLTLWFFLALFNVCVLFRFIDSLNTNYTKLLLIAFLFCTGLIFSNYKIKLPFYIDSALTVLVFFAAGFYYKKIKSIKYFCYIISLIVGLYYMYKDRIPEVNLKENIYSDPSCIFISLCLSFLILDLSSKLYKYKLIQKILSYLGKKSLIIFTLHILILELIYLFLPKNNEVYAVLNTFLAIIITLFINKILKIEVQISYLQCKMDLIFNFIKKNGYRE
- a CDS encoding glycosyltransferase family 2 protein, which translates into the protein MAILFWIFLLVIFYTYLGYGIILYVLVKIKEFFVKRKEKLKPLDLPEVTLFITAYNEEKIIKQKMENCRELSYPSELLKIVWVTDGSDDRSVELLSAYTDAKVLHKPGRNGKTAAMNRGMTLIESPIVVFTDANTFLNKEAIQEIVYEFTDPKVGCVAGEKRVVSKEKDSATAGEGIYWKYESALKELDYRLYSAVGAAGELFAVRKELYEPMPADTLLDDFILSLIIAQKGYKIAYCSKAYAVETASLNMNEEKKRKVRIAAGGLQSVWRLRSMFNILSYGWLSFQFISHRVLRWTITPFFLLLLVPINFVLALRGDTFYIVALFLQITFYLMAYAGYLFEKKQIKNKFLFIPYYFVFMNVNVLQGFNYLFQNKGKGSWEKAKRELF
- a CDS encoding PAS domain-containing sensor histidine kinase — protein: MVQVLGSIINVSDNFKYVYFNSEAEHVMNRRAKDILGKTDFDLFPDQTWASEIRNKDLKAIAEGRLSEYAVNYKDPSGRIRIVNALRTRVQSKNEVYLVAMLWDITEQHNNELELIKARESDRLKTNFLANVSHEIRTPLNAIIGFASIVGDAHDEFERNYYMNIINENSNQLLKLIDDIIDLSSLEVDKFEFKMRSVELKDICRSVYNMFSQKTKPEVSFIFDNNILPSVFLYTDPKRLHQVLSNLIDNAVKFTIKGNIRFGYEIQSEENTDKQFVRIYVEDTGIGIDKNYNHVLFDRFFKADNFTQGFGLGLPIAKKLTEEMGGELKFTSEIGCGSKFWIKIPILSNS
- a CDS encoding hybrid sensor histidine kinase/response regulator — protein: MSDKMAADYTVLIVDDVPTNVMLVQAILKKEGYTLLTADSGKKALEMTDTHNPNLILLDIMMPEMDGFEVLQRLKENPKTNHIPVIIMSALSDMQSVVRGYQLGAVEYVTKPFQREELVKRVAHRFELFSIKRIKRELERTIESRDTLYSVIAHDLRSPLGSLQMMNNAILMMVDKDKVGDEVFEMLKMMNKTSEEIFLLLDNLLKWAKNRLNKQIVFKQVTDVNSIVDSTAQIYIPVAEQKGITLEILNIDKELNGFVDIDMLKTIIRNLVSNALKFTYSGGKVVVETKESENGIVVSVSDSGKGMTDEEIDKLINKNINFTTYGTNNEKGSGLGLMLCKDFIKLHNGELSIDSKPGEGSTFSFTLPSGN